The genomic DNA CATTTGGTGGTTAAGCCATCGATTCTTACAACAACAAGTAAAACGGGAGAAATAAATGCGAATTCGAAAAAAGAAGTGGGCGATGCCTTATTTAGAGGATCATCCCGAATATGCAATTTTAAAGCCGGACCAGTACCGGGGAAAGTGGGCGACCCGCTTTTCCCATTCAGCACCGATTCACGTTGAAATTGGCTCTGGAAAGGGCCAATTTATCATTGGGATGGCTCAAAAGCATCCGGAGTTGAACTTTATCGGAATCGACTTGCAAGATGCCGTCCTGGCCATGGCCGTCCAAAAAGCCGTGGCCGCTCAGTTACCGAATGTACAACTCGTCTTAACTGATGGGGGTGATGTCGATGATTTCTTTACGAAGGGTGAAGTGGATAAACTCTATCTCAATTTTTCCGATCCATGGCCAAAGAAACGGCATACCAAACGCCGGTTAACCTCGCCGCGCTTTTTAGCTAGTTACCAACAGGTGCTTCCGGACCAGGCAGAATTGGAATTCAAGACCGATAATCGTGGTCTATTTGAATATTCCTTGGTTAGTTTAAATAACTTTGGGATGCAATTTGAAACGGTTAATTTAGATTTGCATCACAGTGGTCCAGCGATTGTGCAGGAGAACGTGGAGACGGAGTATGAACAAAAGTTCAAAGAAAAAGGCCCCATCTATAAGCTGGTGGCCCGATTCGGTGCTTAATCTAGTTGATCTGATAGTGGTTTGATCCGGTACAGTTCTTGTTCGTCAGGGTTGTAAAGAAAGGAATATGATTCCTTTAGTCCCGTGTCTGGATTAGTAAAGCTAACCCCACATTCATATTCCAAGCCCGCGTGGTTTTCAAAGTCAATCCAGTAACCACTGAAGTCTTGATTGCCGAATTCTTCGGCAATGGCTTCGGTTAAACCATCCTGAATGGCCATGTGCTGGGCTTGCTTGCGTTTTTTAGTGAAAACGTACGCAATGGTTCCTGCTAGTGAAAGCAGGGTGGTGGGAACAAGGTATTTATGCTTAGCCATGGTTAAAAATCCTTTCTTTTGCTTTTATCCCCCCAATTATATAACATTTTAAATGCACGTGGGTTATAATAAATTAAATAGGAGTGGTTATAAATGGAAGAATTACCAGTTATGAATCAAGCACAATTACAAGCACAAGTGAGTGATGGAAAGTACATTTTGTTTTTCACCGCGGATTGGTGTCCCGACTGTAATTTCATCAAGCCAGCAATGCCAGCCATCGAGAGTGAATTTCCAGAATACACGTTCATTAAGGTTGATCGCGATGACAACATTGACCTTTGCAAAGAACTTGATGTATTTGGCATCCCGAGTTTTATTGCTTACGATCACGGTAA from Fructilactobacillus ixorae includes the following:
- the trmB gene encoding tRNA (guanosine(46)-N7)-methyltransferase TrmB, yielding MRIRKKKWAMPYLEDHPEYAILKPDQYRGKWATRFSHSAPIHVEIGSGKGQFIIGMAQKHPELNFIGIDLQDAVLAMAVQKAVAAQLPNVQLVLTDGGDVDDFFTKGEVDKLYLNFSDPWPKKRHTKRRLTSPRFLASYQQVLPDQAELEFKTDNRGLFEYSLVSLNNFGMQFETVNLDLHHSGPAIVQENVETEYEQKFKEKGPIYKLVARFGA
- a CDS encoding thioredoxin family protein; amino-acid sequence: MEELPVMNQAQLQAQVSDGKYILFFTADWCPDCNFIKPAMPAIESEFPEYTFIKVDRDDNIDLCKELDVFGIPSFIAYDHGKETGRLVNKARKTQTEVEDFIKGLPTD